Proteins from a genomic interval of Callospermophilus lateralis isolate mCalLat2 chromosome 1, mCalLat2.hap1, whole genome shotgun sequence:
- the LOC143401321 gene encoding olfactory receptor 7G2-like — protein MEPTNHTAVSEFLLLGLTDDPALQPLIFSLFLSMYLVTILGNLLIILVVSSDAHLHTPMYFFLSNLSLTDICVSTTTIPKTLVNIQTHTQSITYTGCLSQLCFVLIFGGLENCLLAVMAYDRYVAICHPLRYMVIMNPRLCVLLVLLCLLVTTVNALLHTLMVLRLSFCTALEIPHFFCELTQVITLSCSDTLINNLLVFWGSILFAGVPVSGIIFSYARIVSSILRIPSVGGRYKAFSTCGSHLSVVSLFYGTGFGVYMSSAVTDSSIKNIVASMMYMVVPQMLNPFIYSLRNREMKGALGRLFTGSPSSL, from the coding sequence ATGGAACCCACAAACCACACAGCTGTTTCAGAATTCCTTCTCCTGGGACTGACAGATGACCCAGCCCTGCAGCCCCTCATCTTCAGcctgttcctgtccatgtaccTGGTCACCATCCTGGGAaacctgctcatcatcctggTGGTCAGCTCTGACGCccacctccacacccccatgtacttcttcctctccaacctgtcGCTCACTGACATCTGTGTAAGCACAACCACCATCCCCAAGACGCTGGTGAACATCCAAACACACACTCAGAGCATCACCTATACAGgctgcctctcccagctctgcttTGTCTTGATCTTTGGTGGCTTAGAAAATTGCCTCCTGGCagtgatggcctatgaccgctatgtggccatttGTCACCCTCTGAGGTATATGGTCATCATGAATCCCCGCCTCTGTGTCCTGCTGGTTCTACTCTGCCTGCTGGTCACTACTGTGAACGCCCTGCTGCACACTCTGATGGTGCTGCGGCTGTCCTTCTGCACAGCCCTGGAGATCCCCCACTTCTTCTGTGAACTGACTCAAGTCATCACACTCTCCTGTTCTGACACCCTCATCAACAACTTGCTGGTGTTTTGGGGATCAATCCTATTTGCTGGTGTTCCTGTCTCTGGGATTATTTTCTCTTATGCTCGAATTGTCTCCTCTATTTTGAGGATCCCATCGGTGGGTGGCAGGTATAAAGCCTTTTCCACCTGTGGGTCTCACCTCTCGGTTGTGTCCTTATTCTATGGGACAGGATTTGGAGTGTACATGAGTTCTGCAGTGACTGACTCTTCCATTAAGAACATAGTGGCTTCAATGATGTACATGGTGGTCCCTCAAatgctgaaccccttcatctacagcTTGAGGAACAGGGAAATGAAGGGAGCCCTGGGGCGCCTCTTCACTGGGTCACCCTCTTCTCTGTGA